The Nocardia sp. NBC_01503 sequence ATTGATAGCCGATATTGATGGTGACGGTCTTGCCGTCCCCGCTCGATCCGCAACCGCTCACAACGGTCGCTGCCGTGACAGCGCCGAGCAGCAATGCCATGCGCCGGTACATATTCGGTGTCCTCATCATGGTGTCCCGGTGTCAGCGCAGCAGATAGGGGATATTGACCGTCACGGCCCCGACCGGGCAGCGCGCCGCGCACGGCCCGCAGTACCAGCACTCGTCGACGTGCATATACGCCTTGCCGGTGTCGGGGTGGATCGCGAGCGAATCCAGCGGGCACATATCGACGCAGAGTGTGCAGCCGTCGATACATTTGGCTTCATCGACGCTGACCGGCACGTCGATGCGGGTATTGACCTGGGCCATCAGATTTCCTTTCGAGAATTGGCGATACCGATGCGGGCGAAGGCGCGGACATCGGCGTCCGGGTCCGCCAGCGCGGCGTGGAGGGCGGCGGCGACCTCCGGGAGTTCGGCTATGCGTTCGGCGAGGGCGCGGACCGCGGCTTTGCGGACATCGAGGTTGTCGTCGGTGACTGCGGGAATCAGGTGTGGTGCGGCGGTTTCCGGGTCGGCGACCGCGAGGGCGATCGCCGCGCCCTGGCGGACCTGCCAGGCGGGGTCGGTCATGGCGGCGGCAGCCAGGGCGGCGGCCTCGTCGTCACAGCCGGTGTGAGCCAGCGCGGTGAAGGCCGCAGCCCGAACCAGGGGATCCGCATCGGCGGTGAGAGTGACCAGGGTGCTCGCGCCCCGTGGATCACCGACCGCCGCGATACCTTTCGCGACACCTATCCGAACCAGCGGCACCGGATCGGCTGCGGCGGTACCGAGTTCGGCGAGCGCGTCCACGGAGGTGAAGCCGCCGACGATCCGGCCGCGCACCTCGGCGTTCGGATCGGCGAACCAGCCCAGCAACTCCGCCGCGGTGGTGCGCCGGTGCCGCCACAACGCCTCGATGGCGGCGGACCGCACAGCGGGCTCGCCGGCAGCCGCGCAATTGCGCAGGGCCGCATCGAATTCCGGACCGGGGATCAGGACCTCCAGGAGTTCGGTCAGCAGTCCGATGGCGGCATGGCGCACCGTCACATCCGGGTCGGCGAGCCCGGCGGCGATCACCGGCGAGGCCGCGGCCCACTCCTCGGTGGTCTCACTCAGCACCGAGAGCGCGGTGCGGCGTACCTCGGGGTCCGTGTCGGTGAGAAATGGCCGCAGCTCCGCCAATTCGGGCCACTCCTCGGCCAATTCCATGAGTTGGAGCAGTCGCGTACTCATCGCCCGCCCCATGCGCCGACGAGTTCGGGAGCCGCGACATCGGCCACGCCATCGGGGCGGATGAACCCGGGGACCGGCACGATGTACGGTGCGACGGGCCGCGTGGTGAACTCCATCGCGCCCGATTCGCCGCGATAGAGGTTGAGGTGGCAGAACCATTCGGCGTCATTGGACCGTGGCCAATCCGAGCGCTGGTGGTACAGCCCCCAGCGACTCTCGGTGCGCCGCAGCGAGGCTCGCGCCGCCATCTCCGCGCAGTCGCGAATGAAGGTGACCTCCGCGCATCGCATGAGTTCATGTGGCGTCTGCGCGCCCATCTCCGCGATATCGCCGTGCATGCGCTCGAATGCCTCCAGCCCGAGCGTGAGGTAGCTCTGCGTCTTGGGCGGTTGCAGATAGTCGTTCACGAAGCGCCGCAGTTTGTACTCGACCTGCATCTGCGGCGGCCCGTCGGGATTGCTCAGCGGCCGGTAGATGAGTGCGTGCGCGGCCTCGATCTGATCCTCGGGCAGCTCGGGATGTACCGCGCCCCTGGAGTATTCGCTGGCGCTCTCGCCCGCGATATCGCCGTAGACGAAGGCCCCGATCATGTAGTTGTGCGGCACCAGCGCCATATCGCCCGCCGCGTAGAGCCCGGGCACGGTGGTCGCGGCGTATTCGTCGACCCATACCCCCGATGCGGAATGTCCACTGCACAAACCGATCTCGGAGATGTGCATCTCGATGTCCCGAGTCCGATAGTCGGTGCCGCGCCCCTCGTGGAAGGTGCCGCGGGTGGGCCTTTCGGTGGTGTGCAGAATGCCCTCGATCTGCCGGATGGTGGCATCGGGCAGATGGCTCAGCTTCAAATAGATCGGTCCGCGCGCACTGTCGAGTTCACGCTTGACCTCGGCCATCATCTGCCCGGACCAGTAATCGCAGTCGACGAAGCGATTGCCCTCGGCATTGACCTGATACCCGCCGAACGGATTGGCCACATAGGCGCAGGCCGGGCCGTTGTAATCCTTGATGAGCGGGTTGATCTGGAAGCATTCGATACCCGACAGCTCGGCTCCGGCGTGATACGCCATCGCATAGCCGTCGCCGGCGTTGGTCGGATTCTCGTACGTGCCATACAGATAGCCGCTCGCGGGCAATCCGAGTCGCCCGCACGCGCCGGTCGCCAGAATCACCGCCCCTGCCGATATTGTGACGAATTCCCCTGTCCTGGTATCGAATCCGACAGCACCGACCGCCTTGCCCGCCACCGTGAGTACCCGCACCGGCATGACCCGATTGCTGATGGTCACCTTGGCGCGCACATCCCGGGCCCGCAGCGTGCGGTACAGGACCTTCTTGACGTCGCGCCCCTCCGGCATGGGCAGCACATAGCTGCCCGAGCGATGCACCTTGCGGACGGCGTACTCGGCGTGCTCATCCTTCTCGAATTTGACGCCGTAGCTCTCCAGCCGCTGCACCATCTCGAATCCGCGGGTGGCGGTCTGATACACGGTGCGCTGGTTGACGATTCCGTCATTGGCGACGGTGATATCGGCGACGTAATCCTCCGGGCTGGCCTTACCCGGCACGACGGCATTGTTGACCCCGTCCATCCCCATGGCCAGCGCACCGGAGTGCCGCACATGCGCCTTCTCCAGCAGCAGGACGTTCGCGCCGTGCCGGGCCGCGGTGAGCGCGGCCATGGTGCCCGCTGTGCCACCGCCGACGACGAGCACATCGCAGGTCATTTCCCGGCGCTGTGCGGCCGGTGGAATCTCCATTGGCATCGGTGATCAGCCCCTTTCCTTCGGTTCGGGCGCACCGCGATTCGGTGCGACCGGTATGCGGTCGAGTCGGCCGGAGAGCGAGAAGCGGTCGCCGCGATAGCGGACGTACTCCAGATCGATGGGCCGGCCGGAGTCGGTGTAGGTGAGCCGCTCCAGGAACAGCAGCGGTGAACCGGGCCGGACCGCGAGGAGTCCGGCGACGGTGGGATCGGCGGCGACGGCCTCGATCGAGACCGCGGCCGAGCCGAGCGGCAGGCCGAGTTCGGCTTCCAGCAGCCCGAATACATCGCAGCCGGTGAGGTCGAGTTCCAGCAAGGGCGCGCCGACATCGGCGGTGAGGTAGCTGGCGTCCAGCGACAGCGGGCTGCCGTCGAGGTAGCGAATACGCTCCAGCGCGACCACCGGTGTGGCGGGTTCGAGCTCGAGGCGTTCGGCGACAATGGGTGTCGCTGGCACGACCTCGGCGAGCAGCACCCGGTTCACCACGCGATCGCTGCCGGTCTCGAAGGTTTCGGCGAGCCCGCGCAGACGGTCCAGGCCCTGCACCGCCTTGTCCGCCACCACGAAGGTGCCCGCCCCCGGCACCCGATCCACCAGGCCCTCATCGCGCAGCAGCGCCAAGGCGTCGCGCACGATATTGCGGCTGGTGTCGAAGTCGGCCGCCAACTGCGTCTCCGACGGGAGCGGTCGATTGCCGTAGACACCGCTGCGGATACGCGCCCGCAGGATGTCGCGAATGCGGCGAGCCGGAGCGGAACGCCTGCCGATGTTCGGATCAGGGGCTGCCGCCCGAGCCGGATACGTTCTGCCTGTCATGTGGCAAATGCTCGGAACAGCGCGTTACATGCGACGTTTCGCGCAATTACCGACGAGTTACGCCAGTTACCAGCCGGGGCGCAAGCCATCTACCTGCGCTGATGCCGCACGAGATGGGAGTATCACCAGTTGCTCGGGCTTGTGGAGTCCACACGCAGGGCATGTCTGACCAGAAACTCGGCCGGTCCCGACGGTGGCGACTGTCGTCGCCAGATCACTCGGAACTTGCGGGTGAGCGCCACCGGAATGGCAAGTCGCACCTCGACGAGTGCGCCGGTCGAGAGCATCGGCGCGGCGATCAGTCTGCTCAACACCGCCGGCGCGACACCGTTGCAGGCGGCCGCGGTGATGGCGATAGCGGACCCGAGTTCGGCTGCCGGTGCGGCCGGTTGGCACTCCGCGCTGAGGACCTCCCACACGGTTTCCCGCGTCCCCGATCCGGGTTCGCGCCACAGCAGCGCGGTGCAGGCGAGTTCGCGCAGTGTCACCGTCTTGCGCCGATTCGCCCACACATGCGCCGGCGAGACGACCACGACCAGTTCGTCCGCGCCGATCACCCGGCTGTCGAGACCACGCGGCGAATGCGGGCCCTCGACGAAACCGAGATCAGCCGCACCGTCGCGGACCAGCACCTCCACCTGCCGGGTGTTCTCCACCTCCAATGCGACGGTCACGTCGGGACAGGTGGTGCGCAAGGCGGCGAGCCACTGCGGAATCCGGTGATCGGCGATGGTTTTCGACGCCGCGACCCGCAATCGCGCGACATCGGCGGTGTGCAGTGCGGTCACCCCCTCGACGAACGACCGGGCCGCCGCCAGGACTGGCAAGGCATGGGCGACAACCGCCCTGCCCGCATCGGTCAGTTGGGAACCGGTCGGGCCGCGATCGAGCAGCCGTAACCGTAATCGCCGCTCCAGCGCGCTGATTCGCATACTCGCCGCGGGCTGGGTGATCCCGTGATGCCGGGCCGCCGCACCGAGGCTGGCGAACTCCGCGACCGAGACCAGTAGATCGAGGACATCCAGATCGGGTGTTCCCGGCGGCAGTGTCATAGCGGCACATTATGAGCCGATACCGACGCCACGGCACCCCGAGCGGCCGGCCCTGCTCATCAGCGCCGCTTATGGGGTCCTCCCGTACTGGCGGCTACCGGCCCGGCGGCGCCATCGCGATCGTGAGGAGATGATCTGGCTTCGCCGTAATGTTCCCGGCCTCCTCCTGGCGGCAGCTCTCGCCACCGCCGCCACTGTGGTCGGTGCGAGACTGCCGATGGTCGGTACCCCGATCATCGCCCTGCTGGGTGGTGCGATCCTCGGCGCCATGGCGCGCCGGTCCTGCACTGAGACAGGAGTTTTCGCGACGGGAATGGCTTTCACGCGCAAGCATGTTCTCGGCGCGGCCATCGTGCTCCTCGGGCTCGGCCTACCGGTCGGCTCGGTGCTGGCGGTCGGCCGTCGCACCGCCGTAGTCCTGGTGGGAACATTGGTCGTCGGTGCTGTCGCCGCGGTTGTCATCGGCCGAATGCTCGCTCTGGATAGGGAATCGGCAATTCTCGTCGCGGTCGGCACGACCATCTGCGGCGCCTCCGCGATTGCCGCCGCAACCTCCGTGATGAAGCCCGACAAACAACGTGTCGCCTACGCTCTGGGCACCATCTTCATCTTCAATATTGTTGCGGTACTGGTCTATCCGCCGCTCGGTCGACTACTCGGCCTCTCCCAGGAAGCCTTCGGACTCTGGGCGGGTACGGCGATCAACGACACCTCATCGGTGCTGGCGGCAGGGGTCATCTTCGGTCCCGCCGCAG is a genomic window containing:
- a CDS encoding 4Fe-4S dicluster domain-containing protein translates to MAQVNTRIDVPVSVDEAKCIDGCTLCVDMCPLDSLAIHPDTGKAYMHVDECWYCGPCAARCPVGAVTVNIPYLLR
- a CDS encoding GntR family transcriptional regulator, yielding MTGRTYPARAAAPDPNIGRRSAPARRIRDILRARIRSGVYGNRPLPSETQLAADFDTSRNIVRDALALLRDEGLVDRVPGAGTFVVADKAVQGLDRLRGLAETFETGSDRVVNRVLLAEVVPATPIVAERLELEPATPVVALERIRYLDGSPLSLDASYLTADVGAPLLELDLTGCDVFGLLEAELGLPLGSAAVSIEAVAADPTVAGLLAVRPGSPLLFLERLTYTDSGRPIDLEYVRYRGDRFSLSGRLDRIPVAPNRGAPEPKERG
- a CDS encoding LysR family transcriptional regulator, whose protein sequence is MTLPPGTPDLDVLDLLVSVAEFASLGAAARHHGITQPAASMRISALERRLRLRLLDRGPTGSQLTDAGRAVVAHALPVLAAARSFVEGVTALHTADVARLRVAASKTIADHRIPQWLAALRTTCPDVTVALEVENTRQVEVLVRDGAADLGFVEGPHSPRGLDSRVIGADELVVVVSPAHVWANRRKTVTLRELACTALLWREPGSGTRETVWEVLSAECQPAAPAAELGSAIAITAAACNGVAPAVLSRLIAAPMLSTGALVEVRLAIPVALTRKFRVIWRRQSPPSGPAEFLVRHALRVDSTSPSNW
- a CDS encoding YeiH family protein, producing MIWLRRNVPGLLLAAALATAATVVGARLPMVGTPIIALLGGAILGAMARRSCTETGVFATGMAFTRKHVLGAAIVLLGLGLPVGSVLAVGRRTAVVLVGTLVVGAVAAVVIGRMLALDRESAILVAVGTTICGASAIAAATSVMKPDKQRVAYALGTIFIFNIVAVLVYPPLGRLLGLSQEAFGLWAGTAINDTSSVLAAGVIFGPAAAHFAVIVKLVRSLMIVPMCLGLHFSRRDSGPKTSLRQSFPLFVAFFLAASSIAGLGVVPDSWSASLSHLSAWLIASVLAAIGTSLTWQQIRATGPRPLLFGGTLGLILAAGSLALQTATGWR